The following are from one region of the Lytechinus pictus isolate F3 Inbred chromosome 4, Lp3.0, whole genome shotgun sequence genome:
- the LOC129259123 gene encoding adenylate kinase 9-like isoform X25, whose translation MEILKTMAENEEETNLPQFGAPTPSVTIDMLETRPNTHILLDSVTPAAGEGVHRGGSRLDPAGGAVSRALSVVSGSNAQESHISDMIKRMEEDPFDEDQTELRFLHSKPTCFIILGKPGVGKTTLAKRLAQAWRCQMVNVTELMLQHINLQTEMGVRLQEILHKGGAVPEELAVKLIEDKINSPEVAHHGYVLDDFPCVNEEYMNASDQLEFIKNWKLKPDFIINLRIPDEDLEMRRIGQRVDSLNNTLYAQDVWNPEKPEPQQKKGGGEDEEEEDEEEEEEEEPEMNLDPEMGEEEKIELTMEIIERLVQRPEDLKPHAAESIDAYKDKLLKMFEDYMADHDQQYLIEMDGNKTAPFLFRELMNKLNTYILRRAAVPIRLQNAEEEDIPDDIETEELMRTLGGTNLVAPRYRWRRSKWARACPVELQKGNVVQGKPEFAVGFLDKIYVMSGPDAMETFLKNPRPYLVSPQPRPPCKLCVVGPPLSGKTSLCHLLSHKFNARVLDVNELIKSRMESHKGKQIELAKQEAIESAVATIKAKLREKEETGSEGDGPDDHDDAPEEEEKEAKTSDTEESRAEGEGEEEGAGEGVGEEEDGEKSRIKAAEETEGEAEASEEKEEEGETTAQDSVTGVTEGDGTETIAASQHPTEDLSTITGVAPTVSQISEDVDENHPEVIQMVEAAVKEAEKLSYPIGADQYADCVEEAVVEIHRELRKKDPNGPGAGGWIIDNFPQSRDHWTVLLDRGLAPDEVICLKDSSENGLYLMKRWYRLNRDEVDTKARERKEAEEREKQRVLDDASNTSRDTTGSTGLNRIQEELEKEEAAKAAAAAVEEGGDEDVAAKTQEEKPEGEKEEGDQEGEAEGEKDGEKDGEAAGEGGAGGGEEGEAKTEEEEEEEDKPPPVPVPEEDPLPPDGPETSKFKDQRNEFEREWPSIQALLTGTINLDPIQIEIENKKTEDIIKESHTMVELPYTYRPWEYNSIDMDEEDEDAAAEADEEGDEMEEEEDEEVTKNKKKQFGDTKHFCPVALKEKFVLWPSNPEIAAKYREKVYYCSNPEARDKFIAEPTTFVAKGRPFQPPPVRLLMLGPKGAGKSLHARAMADKLGLFHISFKDRLQELIIKKTKKKIGPEFEEEEEEPEEEEPEEEEPVEGLKDGIPVVSEPNDAAAAEQTEEDNEEGGEEEQEVELNEFEENIKGNLMGDESLSIDSLEKIIPDWWNLEPYKSTGFILEGFPRTSEEAQFMAENGFFPDAAILLNVEDSDITSRMLPPKLEKWRKRRDRRVARREKRKAKKKKEREEAIKKRRQELISEADDRKAKRQAQRAADRDSDDSEPSDEEGFDDEEEEDIEAMLAEEFEEEEEEEEEEEELEEDAVERLKNEIGEVYDDDTSRIAGLQETLDEIMIPRMELNGGRKPHIVRFTLEQSLRPVQEFRESLFEKVYPIREMVARKMLQIGYKHQSRFGRWCPVKLLEGDCIQPMQGHTYPTFPAVYRQHIYFMSTPQAREEFVMHPLKYLKQPSPKPVVPVRMAIIGPPKSGKTSLANRFASDYGMMRLSIGEAVRFILTQQPKTQLAKLINAQIKKGIPLPDELAIRALEVNLLDTRSSTRGYVLDGYPVSKHQVDLMTEHGIIPVVILELSVDSRELMVRGMKDRHSSERLLPLHDSAQILALKIAAWQKEITSVREYYKETHKNWVSVTGEKSKWWVWNRAADHSKDSVRRIQDYLQRISEGKAASIADMCITPKEFFSRLGDFGQYCPVSLAKDGELVDCAGQINLDNAAEFRGRYYKMENPEKVKEFLARPELYVPPQAPRALPPPELLPKRRTAIDAKKMFPMQIELQGYCPVTYLDGKLRYEAILPGNPDLIVEYRENMYCFDSEEKLQKFMRYPERYYNLKLPHKLPPRKDPLLVTSLPMLGYMEQTISTAITKALTATGCFKPKFPFVSPSRSALLYLAFHLKAYNPKSSDYVRKKYRKKLDQFEEHCELIRYLGNQMGPRSRSPKELPIDFDHKMLLFLNLKGREPTPSTLVAM comes from the exons ATGGAGATCTTGAAAACTATGGCGGAGAACGAG GAAGAAACAAATTTACCCCAGTTTGGGGCCCCAACCCCAAGTGTAACAATAGACATGTTAGAGACCCGTCCAAACACCCATATTCTGCTGGATTCAGTGACACCAGCAGCTGGAGAGGGGGTGCACAGAGGAGGTAGTAGGCTAGACCCTGCAGGCGGTGCTGTGAGCAGGGCATTGAGTGTCGTTAGTGGAAGCAATGCACAGGAAAGTCACATCTCGGATATGATCAAACGTATGGAGGAAGATCCCTTTGATGAAGACCAG ACTGAGCTTCGTTTCCTCCACTCTAAGCCCACATGTTTCATCATCCTGGGTAAACCTGGTGTTGGTAAGACCACCTTAGCCAAGAGGTTAGCCCAGGCATGGAGATGTCAGATGGTGAATGTAACGGAGTTGATGCTCCAGCATATTAACCTCCAGACGGAGATGGGTGTAAGACTCCAGGAGATCCTTCATAAAGGTGGAGCAGTCCCAGAGGAGCTTGCCGTCAAGCTGATAGAGGATAAGATTAACTCGCCAGAGGTGGCACATCATG GTTATGTTTTGGATGATTTCCCCTGTGTAAATGAAGAGTACATGAATGCTTCAGATCAATTAGAATTTATCAAGAATTGGAAACTTAAACCAGATTTCATCATCAACTTGAGG ATACCTGATGAAGACCTTGAGATGAGGCGGATTGGACAACGAGTAGATTCACTAAACAACACACTGTATGCACAGGATGTATGGAACCCTGAGAAACCAGAACCACAGCAGaagaaaggaggaggagaagatgaagaggaggaagatgaagaagaggaggaggaagaagaaccAGAAATGAATCTAGACCCTGAAATG ggagaggaagagaagaTTGAATTGACGATGGAGATTATTGAGAGATTGGTTCAGAGACCTGAAGATCTTAAGCCCCATGCCGCTGAGAGTATCGATGCTTACAAAGATAAACTACTCAAGATGTTTGAG GATTATATGGCAGATCATGATCAGCAATACCTGATTGAGATGGACGGGAACAAAACGGCTCCTTTCCTCTTCAGAGAACTCATGAACAAACTCAATACCTACATCCTCCGTCGGGCTGCCGTACCAATCCGCCTCCAGAACGCTGAGGAAGAAGACATCCCTGACGATATTGAGACAGAAGAACTTATGAGGACATTGGGCGGGACCAATTTGGTTGCCCCAAGATACAGGTGGAGGAGGAGCAAGTGGGCGAGGGCGTGTCCTGTTGAGCTCCAGAAAGGGAATGTTGTCCAGGGAAAGCCGGAATTCGCAGTTGG ATTCTTGGATAAGATCTATGTAATGTCAGGCCCTGATGCTATGGAGACCTTCTTGAAGAACCCTCGTCCATACCTAGTTAGTCCTCAGCCTAGACCTCCATGTAAGCTGTGCGTAGTAGGACCACCTCTTTCAGGGAAGACATCGCTGTGTCATCTGCTCTCTCACAAGTTCAATGCAAGG GTACTAGATGTGAATGAACTAATCAAATCACGGATGGAGTCTCACAAAGGCAAGCAGATTGAACTAGCTAAACAAGAAGCCATAGAGTCAGCTGTAGCAACAATCAAAGCCAAACtcagagaaaaggaagaaa CTGGATCGGAAGGGGATGGTCCTGATGATCACGATGATGCCCCTGAAG aagaagagaaagaagcgAAGACGTCAGATACAGAGGAGTCCAGAgcggaaggggagggggaggaggagggggcaGGGGAAGGagtaggagaagaagaagatggag AGAAATCAAGAATAAAGGCGGCTGAAGAAACTGAAGGAGAAGCTGAGGCTTcagaggagaaagaagaagaag GCGAGACCACTGCCCAGGATTCTGTTACAGGAGTGACTGAAGGAGACGGTACAGAGACCATTGCTGCGTCACAGCATCCCACCGAAGACCTGTCTACCATTACCGGGGTTGCTCCTACTGTATCACAGATATCTGAAGATGTGGATGAAAACCACCCAGAG GTGATCCAAATGGTAGAAGCTGCAGTGAAGGAAGCTGAGAAGCTCTCCTATCCCATAGGTGCTGATCAGTATGCAGACTGTGTAGAGGAAGCTGTAGTTGAGATACATAGAGAACTCAGAAAGAAAGATCCTAATGGACCTGG TGCTGGTGGATGGATCATTGATAACTTCCCTCAATCCCGGGACCACTGGACAGTCTTGCTTGACCGTGGTCTGGCCCCTGATGAGGTCATCTGCCTCAAGGACAGCAGTGAGAACGGTCTTTACCTGATGAAGCGATGGTACAGACTCAACAGAGATGAGGTGGACACCAAGGCGAGAGAGAGGAAAGAagcagaagagagagagaaacaaaggGTCTTAGACGATGCAAG TAATACATCTAGGGACACTACTGGTAGTACTGGACTCAACAG GATACAAGAGGAACTTGAGAAGGAAGAAGCGGCTAAAGCAGCAGCAGCGGCAGTAGAAGAgggtggtgatgaagatg TAGCAGCAAAAACGCAGGAAGAGAAAcctgaaggagaaaaagaagaaggagaccAAGAAGGAGAAGCAGAAGGAGAAAAGGATGGAGAGAAGGATGGAGAGGCAGCTGGAGAAGGAGGAGCAGGAGGTGGAGAGGAAGGAGAAG CTAAGActgaggaagaagaagaggaagaggataAACCTCCTCCTGTTCCTGTCCCTGAAGAAGACCCTCTTCCTCCCGATGGTCCAGAGACAAGCAAGTTCAAAGATCAGAGGAATGAGTTTGAGAGAGAGTGGCCGTCCATCCAAGCTCTACTCACAGGAACTATCAACCTTGATCCGATCCAGATAGAGATTGAGAACAAGAAGACTGAGGATATCATCAAGGAATCACATACCATGGTGGAAC TACCGTACACCTACAGACCATGGGAGTATAATAGTATTGATATGGATGAAGAGGATGAAGATGCAGCAGCTGAAGCTGATGAGGAGGGAGATGAGATGGAGGAAGAAGAG gaTGAGGAAGTCACTAAGAATAAGAAGAAGCAGTTTGGTGATACCAAGCACTTCTGTCCTGTAGCTCTGAAGGAGAAGTTTGTCCTATGGCCTAGTAACCCAGAGATAGCAGCTAAGTACAGGGAGAAGGTCTACTACTGTTCCAACCCAGAGGCTAGGGATAAGTTCATCGCTGAACCAACCACGTTTGTGGCTAAAGGAAGGCCGTTTCAG CCTCCTCCAGTTCGGCTGTTAATGCTTGGCCCCAAGGGTGCAGGCAAGTCCCTCCATGCAAGAGCTATGGCAGACAAACTAGGCCTGTTCCACATCAGCTTCAAAGATCGGCTCCAGGAACTCATCATCAAGAAGACCAAGAAGAAGATAGGACCAGAGtttgaagaggaggaggaggagccaGAAGAGGAAGAGCCAGAAGAGGAAGAGCCAGTAGAAGGACTGAAGGATGGAATACCAGTTGTATCAGAACCAAATGATG CTGCTGCTGCAGAACAGACTGAGGAGGACAATGAAGAAGGG GGAGAGGAGGAGCAGGAGGTGGAGTTGAATGAGTTTGAAGAGAACATCAAGGGTAACCTAATGGGTGATGAATCACTCAGCATAGACTCACTGGAGAAGATTATACCAGACTGGTGGAATTTAGAACCTTACAA ATCAACTGGTTTCATCTTGGAAGGGTTCCCTCGCACCTCCGAGGAAGCTCAATTCATGGCTGAAAATGGCTTTTTCCCAGACGCTGCTATCCTGCTCAATGTAGAAGATTCAGACATCACAAGCAGAATGCTCCCGCCCAAGCTGGAGAAATGGCGTAAGCGACGTGATCGCAGGGTGGCACGGAGAGAGAAGCGTAAGgccaagaagaagaaggagcGAGAGGAGGCGATCAAGAAGCGACGACAAGAACTCATCTCAGAGGCGGATGATAGGAAAGCAAAGAGACAG GCTCAGAGAGCAGCAGATAGAGACAGCGATGACTCAGAACCATCAGATGAAGAAGGGTTTGATGATGAGGAAGAGGAAGATATCGAGGCTATGCTGGCTGAAGAGTttgaagaagaggaggaagaagaggaagaggaggaggagttAGAAGAAGACGCCGTTGAGAGACTGAAGAATGAAATTGGCGAGGTGTATGATGATGATACAAGTCGCATCGCAGGCTTACAg GAAACTCTTGACGAGATCATGATCCCTCGGATGGAACTGAACGGAGGTCGCAAGCCTCACATTGTCCGCTTCACCCTTGAGCAGAGTCTGAGACCCGTCCAGGAGTTTAGAGAGAGTCTCTTTGAGAAGGTGTATCCTATCAGGGAGATGGTAGCTAGGAAGATGCTACAGATTGGTTATAAACATCAGTCAAGGTTTGGAAGATGGTGTCCTGTAAAGCTACTGGAAGGAGACTGTATACAACCAATGCAG GGTCACACCTACCCAACGTTCCCAGCAGTATACCGTCAGCACATTTACTTCATGTCTACCCCTCAAGCTAGAGAGGAGTTTGTCATGCATCCATTGAAGTATCTGAAGCAACCGTCTCCCAAGCCTGTTGTCCCTGTAAGGATGGCCATCATTGGACCACCAAAGTCTGGAAAAACTTCAT TGGCCAACCGATTTGCATCAGATTACGGTATGATGAGACTGTCTATCGGTGAAGCAGTCAGGTTTATCTTGACCCAACAACCCAAGACACAGCTAGCTAAACTTATCAATGCTCAGATCAAGAAGGGTATCCCGCTCCCTGATGAACTTGCCATACGAGCCCTAGAGGTCAATCTCCTTGATACGAGGTCATCGACCAGAGG CTACGTCCTTGATGGTTACCCAGTCTCCAAACACCAGGTTGATCTAATGACAGAGCACGGTATTATCCCAGTGGTTATTCTTGAGCTTAGTGTTGATAGCAGGGAACTCATGGTCAGAGGAATGAAAGATAGACATTCTTCAGAAAG gtTGTTACCGCTCCATGACAGCGCCCAGATCTTAGCTCTGAAGATTGCTGCCTGGCAGAAAGAGATTACTTCTGTGAGGGAGTATTATAAAGAGACTCATAAGAACTGGGTCAGTGTGACAGGAGAGAAGTCTAAGTGGTGGGTTTGGAACAGAGCTGCTGACCATTCTAAGGACAGCGTTCGTAGGATACAAGACTATCTGCAGAGGATATCAGAGG GCAAGGCAGCATCTATCGCTGACATGTGTATCACACCAAAGGAGTTCTTCTCCCGTCTTGGTGACTTTGGCCAGTACTGTCCAGTCAGCCTGGCCAAAGATGGTGAGCTGGTGGACTGCGCCGGACAGATCAACCTAGACAACGCTGCAGAATTCCGCGGTCGCTACTACAAGATGGAGAACCCTGAGAAGGTCAAGGAGTTCCTGGCCAGACCAGAACTCTATGTGCCACCTCAAGCTCCTAGAGCATTACCTCCTCCAGAGCTGCTGCCTAAGAGGAGAACAGCCATTGATGCTAAGAAGATGTTCCCTATGCAGATTGAGCTGCAGGGATACTGTCCTGTTACCTACCTGGATGGAAAGCTGAG GTATGAAGCAATCCTTCCAGGCAACCCGGATCTTATTGTGGAGTACAGGGAAAATATGTACTGCTTTGATTCTGAAGAAAAACTGCAGAAATTCATGAG GTATCCTGAGCGTTACTACAACCTGAAGTTACCTCACAAGTTACCACCCAGGAAGGACCCTCTCCTTGTGACCTCACTGCCTATGTTAGGTTATATGGAACAAACAATCTCAACTGCTATCACCAAGGCTCTTACTGCAACGGGCTGCTTCAAACCAAAGTTCCCCTTCGTCTCACCCTCAAGATCAGCGTTGCTATATCTGGCATTCCATCTCAAAG CGTACAACCCCAAGAGCTCCGACTATGTTCGCAAGAAGTACCGCAAGAAACTGGACCAGTTTGAGGAGCACTGTGAACTCATCCGTTACCTAGGCAACCAGATGGGACCACGATCTCGTAGTCCCAAAGAGCTTCCTATTGACTTTGATCACAAGATGCTTCTCTTTCTCAATCTAAAAGGACGAGAGCCTACACCATCAACATTGGTCGCTATGTAA